One Raphanus sativus cultivar WK10039 unplaced genomic scaffold, ASM80110v3 Scaffold3690, whole genome shotgun sequence genomic region harbors:
- the LOC130506817 gene encoding uncharacterized protein LOC130506817: MSGYSKMDSTDKNPNPVNLQTQKPDQEPAEMKPRLSRNRSVAASGQVFHSPMKSVMSMRRSSSVSDQRYCRIYDQSSTTFPLPFNEEEEDEYEDDDKERMHKKKKSNKIKKKAFVKACKRFFGIS, translated from the coding sequence ATGAGTGGCTACTCCAAAATGGATTCAACTGACAAGAACCCCAACCCGGTCAATCTCCAGACCCAGAAACCCGATCAAGAACCTGCTGAAATGAAACCGAGGCTGAGCAGGAACAGGTCAGTGGCTGCATCAGGGCAAGTGTTTCACTCACCAATGAAGAGTGTTATGTCTATGAGAAGATCTTCTTCTGTCTCTGATCAACGTTACTGTAGAATCTATGACCAAAGCTCTACCACGTTTCCTCTTCCTttcaatgaagaagaagaagatgaatacGAAGATGATGATAAAGAGAGGAtgcataagaagaagaagagcaacaaaatcaagaaaaaagCATTCGTAAAGGCTTGTAAGCGATTCTTTGGGATCTCTTGA
- the LOC130506818 gene encoding uncharacterized protein LOC130506818: MDDTELITSIDQKMEDASLDQETEDDASAANPAPTARTAPLSSDDTESNHHEIKTISANPNNYDAYVQTSGDPTRGGACVKEESLAKSKVQKVNDVDSDDKSATLSNKITETGNKEETEEEAQPVKPDECTAFLSNLSAKAQGVSSSSLLNSVLDSVEAPSNAPPLGAQISKEKQIGFSGAVSSSSVGHVAVSSDSVIASIELEKNSLLQSSLDSNEVSRNASETVCASHDVSIAHNSENVPSSAHVTDNQDSDSSSRLSGGHGRNDKVANDSMIAHAQNEDKEDDKSHLDTEKRVKRRKKRRSSRSMTISQRLGAIDKTTADIDLGILDALEVATKVAQEVAREVDSGEASHSSSEELSDESGQSGSQDSHDDDDLLTGSPSKRLSVGESHSLEEPRVGDDDVMVENSNREDGMMNSDDVKEKHLAEPAKSEVGREKNPCGFDLNEDICPDETDVIMSGSHSGMPAAAPLQLERSLTAKGLAACSVSHSESPHKVPSGDSREKQVICVDLNIADVGDDQVEDQTPWKQFPFTSSNSRDGESSHEANFRGSSRFNLDLNCTDEDDDIPLPSQLKMETRLFLSHNGQQTALPSVSQQSGKEVNFDLNDRPQFFIESRDQGTYSGQHPWSTASYGGGHKLDEPVISLLGTKVDVDRKETVSQMASFLSNGKSFETAAGSYMGKTGNSLGIAPGVSFSPAPIYGYNGFTGPPGLSMSPSPMYVPGTAIPYMVDARGTPVMMPQMMGSAPYAQPPFPQQHMFMSLAGGSHSLNGSGQPRFDQSYGFGGEMGNRESLSLRQFLSPGQSEAMGEHSGANVEPSSSLSISIGGKRKEPETRWEFPPPWR, encoded by the exons ATGGATGACACTGAGCTAATCACGAGCATCGATCAGAAGATGGAAGACGCTTCGCTCGATCAGGAGACGGAAGACGACGCTTCGGCCGCGAATCCTGCCCCAACTGCCCGAACTGCCCCACTCTCGTCGGATGATACCGAGTCGAATCATCATGAGATTAAAACCATCTCCGCCAATCCTAACAACTACGATGCTTATGTCCAA ACTTCTGGAGATCCTACACGCGGAGGAGCGTGTGTAAAAGAAGAGTCTTTGGCGAAGAGTAAAGTTCAAAAAGTGAACGACGTGGACTCAGATGATAAGAGTGCAACTCTGTCAAACAAAATAACAGAGACTGGAAATAAAGAAGAGACGGAAGAAGAAGCGCAACCAGTGAAGCCAGACGAGTGTACAGCTTTTCTTTCAAACCTCAGTGCTAAG GCACAAGGTGTAAGCTCTAGTAGCCTTCTTAATTCAGTACTCGACAGTGTTGAAGCCCCATCAAATGCTCCTCCGCTGGGTGCTCAGATATCTAAGGAAAAGCAGATAGGATTCTCTGGAGCAGTGTCATCTAGTTCAGTAGGACATGTAGCTGTGTCTTCTGATTCTGTTATTGCCAGCATTGAGTTGGAGAAAAATAGTCTTTTGCAGAGTAGTCTTGATTCAAATGAAGTGAGCAGGAATGCGTCTGAGACCGTATGTGCGTCGCATGATGTGAGTATTGCCCATAATAGCGAAAATGTGCCTTCGTCGGCTCATGTAACGGACAATCAGGATTCCGATAGTTCATCTAGATTATCAGGTGGTCATGGTAGAAATGATAAAGTTGCGAATGACAGTATGATTGCTCATGCTCAGAATGAAGACAAAGAAGATGATAAGAGCCATTTAGACACAGAGAAGAGAGTAAAACGGAGAAAAAAACGCAGGTCTTCTAGGTCAATGACCATATCCCAGCGCCTTGGAGCGATTGACAAAACAACCGCTGATATTGACCTCGGTATTTTGGATGCCTTGGAGGTAGCTACCAAGGTCGCACAGGAAGTGGCTAGAGAAGTGGACTCCGGGGAAGCTTCTCACAGTTCTTCAGAGGAACTATCTGATGAAAGCGGGCAGTCTGGTTCGCAAGACTCTcacgatgatgatgatttacTCACAGGTTCTCCATCTAAAAGATTATCAGTGGGTGAAAGCCATTCTCTCGAGGAACCGCGTGTTGGAGATGACGATGTAATGGTTGAGAATAGTAATCGTGAGGATGGGATGATGAACAGTGATGATGTAAAGGAGAAGCACCTGGCGGAACCTGCTAAATCCGAAGTAGGGAGAGAGAAAAACCCATGTGGCTTTGACCTCAATGAAGATATTTGTCCTGATGAAACCGATGTCATTATGTCTGGTTCACATTCTGGTATGCCTGCAGCGGCACCGTTGCAATTGGAAAGATCTCTTACTGCGAAAGGGTTGGCTGCTTGTAGTGTATCCCACTCAGAATCACCTCACAAAGTTCCTAGTGGGGATTCGAGAGAAAAGCAGGTGATATGTGTCGATCTGAATATTGCTGATGTAGGAGATGATCAAGTTGAAGATCAAACTCCCTGGAAACAGTTTCCTTTCACCTCATCAAACTCTAGGGATGGAGAGTCCTCACATGAAGCTAACTTCCGGGGATCAAGCAGGTTCAACTTGGATTTGAATTGTACAGACGAGGACGATGACATTCCTCTACCTTCTCAGTTGAAGATGGAAACGAGATTGTTTCTAAGTCACAATGGGCAGCAAACCGCATTACCTTCAGTTTCTCAGCAATCAGGGAAGGAAGTAAACTTTGACTTGAATGACAGGCCACAGTTTTTCATCGAGTCACGTGATCAGGGTACCTACTCTGGGCAGCACCCATGGAGCACAGCCTCCTATGGAGGAGGGCACAAATTAGACGAACCCGTTATCTCTCTATTGGGTACAAAAGTGGACGTTGACAGAAAAGAGACTGTTTCCCAGATGGCTTCGTTCCTGTCCAATGGTAAGTCCTTCGAGACAGCAGCAGGATCATACATGGGAAAAACAGGAAACTCTTTGGGTATAGCCCCTGGTGTCTCCTTTTCTCCAGCTCCTATATATGGGTACAACGGATTTACTGGTCCTCCTGGTTTGTCAATGTCACCATCGCCCATGTATGTTCCTGGAACAGCTATTCCATACATGGTGGACGCAAGGGGTACGCCAGTGATGATGCCTCAAATGATGGGGTCGGCCCCATATGCTCAGCCACCATTTCCTCAACAGCACATGTTCATGAGCTTGGCGGGTGGATCGCATAGTCTGAATGGATCAGGGCAGCCACGCTTTGATCAAAGTTATGGGTTTGGGGGTGAGATGGGAAACAGAGAGTCCCTAAGTTTGAGGCAGTTTCTATCACCAGGACAAAGCGAGGCTATGGGAGAGCATTCAGGAGCAAATGTAGAGCCTTCGTCGAGTTTATCTATTAGCATTGGTGGAAAGCGAAAAGAGCCGGAGACTCGTTGGGAGTTCCCTCCTCCATGGAGATGA